In Labilithrix sp., the DNA window GCAACGTGAGGCCGCGCTGTTTCCTCCTCCTCGCTCGCGGCGTGGTCCTTCGTCTCGCGCTCGCGGCGACCGCCCTGGCGTTCACGTCCTCGCCGGCGATCGCGTTTGCGCAGCAGCCCGCGCCGGCGAACGAGGTGGTTCCGCCGAAGCTGACGAAGGACTCGCCTGCGCTTTATCCGGAGCAAGCGCTCCGGGAGAAGGTCGCGGGGCGGGTCGTCGTGAACCTGATCCTGGAGATCGATCCCAGCGGGAAGGTGAAGACCGCGACGATCCCGGAGCCGGTGGGGCACGGCTTCGACGAGGCGGCGGCGTCGGCGGCGTCGGGCCTCGCGTTCGAGCCCGCCACGCGCGGAGGCGCGCCGATCGCCGCGAAGATCCGCTTCTCGTACACGTTCGATCCGCCCGCCGCGCGCGTGACGGGCAAGGTCCTTCGTCCCCCGAACGACGTGCCGATCGAGGGCGCGACGGTGGTGGTGACCGACGCGACCGGCGAGCATCGCGTGACGACGGGGAAAGACGGCGCGTACCGCGTCGAGGGCCTCGCGGCGGGGAAGGTCCACATCCACGTCGAGGCGCGGGGGCGCACGCCGCAGGACCTCGACGAGGAGATCGGCGCGGGCGAGGAGGCCGAGGTCGTGCTCCGTCTCGCCGTCTTCGAAGAAGCGCCGCCGCCGACGGTGCCGGGGAAACCGGGCGAGCCGGAGGAGGCGATCGAAGAGGTCCGCGTCAAAGGCGAGCGGCCGCCGCGGGAGGTCACGAAGCGCAGCATCCCGCGCGAGGAGATCAACGTCATCCCCGGCACCAACGGCGACGCGCTCCGCTCGCTCCAGAACCTCCCCGGCGTCGCGCGTCCGCCGCCGTTCGGCGGTCAGCTCGTGGTGCGCGGCTCGGCCCCGCAGGACACGAACTACTTCGTCGACGGGACGAACATCCCGCTCATTTACCACTTCGGCGGCCTCTCCTCGGTCCTCCCGACCGAGGTGCTCGACCATATCGACTTTTATCCCGGCAACTACGGCGCGCAATACGGCCGCGGAATGGGCGGTATCGTCGACGTCGCGGTGCGCGGGCCGAAGGACGACGGGCGCATGCACGGCATGGCGCAGGTCGACCTCATCGACGCGCGCTTCGTCGCGGAGCGCTCGCTCGGCAAGGGCTGGAGCTTCATGCTCGGCGGCCGCCGGTCGTATTTCGATTTGTGGCTCGGCCCGATCCTCGCGAGCGCCGCCGGCGTCAGCACCGCGCCGCGCTATTACGATTACCAGGTGATGCTGAAGAAGGAGCTCGGGCCGGACCACGAGCTCCGGTTCTTCTTCTTCGGCTCGGACGACCGACTCCAGATCTTCAGCTCGGACCTCGGCGGCGACTTCGTGCTCGGCGGCGGCATCCGCGCCGTCGTCACGTTCTGGCGCGCGCAGATGCGCTACACGAACAAGCTCAACGCCGACACCCGCGTCACCGCCGTCGCCGCGGTCGGGCAGGACTACGTCAACTTCGGATTCGGTCCGAACTACCTCGATCTCACCACCACCCCGATCTCGCTCCGCGCCGAGGTGAGCCGCCGCCTCGCGCGCGCGATCACGCTCAACGCCGGCATCGACGCGATCCACACGCCGTTCAACATCGCGGTGCGCTTCCCGGTGCCGCAGCGCCCGGGCGTGCCCGACAGCGGCTTGAACGCGCCTTCGGTGCGGCAGGACACGTCCGGCACGTTGTTCACGCCGGGCGTGTACTCCGACCTCGAGATCGTCCCGCTGCGCGGCACGCGCATCGTGCCCGGCATCCGCGCGGACTACTTCAAGTTCGCGGAGACCGACGCGCGGAACTCGAGCTGGAACTTCTCACCCCGCGTCGTCGTCCGGCAAGACCTGACGACGAGCAGCCCGAAGACCACGGTGAAAGGCGGCGTCGGCGTCTTCCACCAGCCGCCGCAGGCGTTCGAGATGGACAAGGTGTTCGGGCGCCCGAACCTGACGTCGAACCGCGCGATCCACTACACGGCGGGCCTCGAGCAGGAGGTCGGCGCGCACGTCACGGTGTCGGTCGAGGGCTTCTACAAGGCGCTCGACAACCTCGTCGTGCAGGGGCTCGGCAACACCGGCGACGGCCGCGTGTACGGCTCGGAGTGGCTGCTCCGCTGGCAGAAGGACCCGAAGATGTTCGGGTGGATCGCGTACACGCTCATGCGGAGCGAGCGGCGCGAGAAGCCGGACGATCTCCTGCGCCTCTTCGACTTCGATCAGACGCACATCCTGACCGCCATCTTGAGCCGCAACCTCGGGCACGGCTGGCGCGTCGGCGGGCGCTTCCGCCTCGTCTCGGGCAACCTGTACACGCCGAGCAACTACGGCGCGCTCGACGCCGACCGCGCGGTGTATCAGCCGGTCAGCTCGATGCCGCTCTTCGGCGAGCGCCTCGGCACGTTCCACCAGCTCGACTTCCGCGTCGACAAGGAGATCGACGCCAAGCCGCTGAAGCTCAGCATCTACCTCGATATCCAAAACATCTACTTCCACCGGAGCCAAGAGGGCATTTCCTACAATTACAACTACGTCGAGAAGTCCCCTGTCCTCGGCCTGCCCATCCTGCCGATCCTCGGCCTGCGCGGAGACCTCCTGTGAAGCAGCTCCTCGCCGCCGCCGGTTTCGTCGGCCTCGTGGGCATGGTCGCTTGCGGCGCCGACTTCGCGCCGAAGAACGCGGTCCAGACGATCCGCATCCTCGCGACGAAGTCGGACCTCCCCTATGCGCGTCCGGGGGAGAACGTGAACCTCGAGGTCCTCGCCTTCGACGGTCGCACGAGCCCGACCAAGAAGCCGATGCGCGTCTTCTGGTTCCCCGCTCCGTGCGTGAACCCGCCCGGCGACCAGTACTTCGTCTGCTACGCGTTCGTGCACCAGCTCTTCCCGCTGAACACGGACCTGTCGCCGGTCCTCGTCGAGAGCACGAAGACGACGATCACGATCCCGCCGAACGCGCTCGACGGCGTCGTCGCGCCGCCGGGCGCGGGGGCGGACCGCACCGTCACCGCCTACAACTTCGTCGCCGCGTGCGCGGGGCACCTCCGCCGCGTCGCGCCGAAGTCCGGCCTCGGCCTCAACCAGCTCCCGGTCGGCTGCTTCGACGACGAGACGGGGCTAGAGCTCGGCCCCGACGACTTCGTCTTCGCCTTCACGCGCGTCTTCGTCTTCGATCAGCGCCGGAACGCGCTCCCGACCTTCAGCGGCGTGACCTTCGAGGGGCAGCCGCTCGACGCCGCGAAGGGCGTCGTCACCCCGCGCTGCAAGCGCAACGAGGCCACCGGGCTCTGCGAGACGGTGAAGCTCGACGTCCAGTTCGACGACGCGACCGCCGAGCTCGACCCCGACATCGTCGACTCGAACAACAACGTGCAGCACGAGACGCTCTACGTCGATTGGTTCTCGAGCGCCGGCAAGTTCCGCACCGACCGCAAGATCATCTTCGACGGCACGCTCGGACGCCCGCCGAAGACGGAGATCGAATACGAGCCGCCGCCGGATCCGGTGAGCGGACAGCGAATGTGGATGATCCTCCACGACAACCGCAACGGCACGACGTGGCTCGAGTGGCCGCTCGAGGTTCAGTAGCGCGTGCGGTCGTGATCGATCAGCGCGCCGCTTGCGGGACGAGGGCTCCGCTGACGTGGAGAAGGCCGAGGTCGGCGATCGCGAGATCGACGCGGGCTCGAACGGCTCGCAGCTCGCTGGTCCGCACCTGGTCTTCGGCGACACGCACCTGTAGCGCGGTGCCGGTCCCCGTCTTGAACCGAGCCTTTTCGGAGTCGAGCTGGCTCTTCGAGACCGCCAGCGTGCGATCGGCGAGACCGATGCGAAGCGTCGCGGAGACGCGCCGTTGCTCCGCGTCGTCGAGATCGGCGGTCACCTTCTGGATCGTCGAATCGAGGCGCTGCTTCGCGGCGGTCACGGCGACGAGCGCCCGCTCGTGCTCCGCGCGATAGCGGGTGTTGTCCAGCGGTGCCTCGTACGTCAGCGTGACCTGCGCCGTGATCGCCTTGAGCGCGCCGAGTTGATCGAAGACCGGGGGGACCTCGCGGTTGCCGAGGCCATTGGCCTGAACGTATCCATCGACGTCGAGTCGGTGCCGGAAGGGATCCGCCACCGTCCGCGCCTGAACCTCGGCCAGGGCGAGGGTGTTTCGTTGCTCGGATATCTCGGGAGAGCTCTCGAGCGCGCGCCGGCGTAGATCGCTCGAAGGAGCGAAGTCGCGATGCCGGGGCTCCTCGTCGACGGCGCGGCGAGGCGTGAGGTCCGGGTCTCCGACGAGGCGCCCGAGCGCGGTGGAGCGACGGCGCTCCTCGGCCTCTACCGCGACCAGCTCCTCCTCGAGCGAGGCGATGCGCGAGTCGAACGTGAGCAGCTCGACCGGCGCCAAGCTCCCGGTCTTGACCCGGGCGGCCGCCTCTTCGCGCTGGTCGCGCGCCAATTCGAGGGTTCGTCGCTGGATGTCGAGCGATCGGCTCGCGTAGTAGAGCTCCCAGTACGCCGTGAGCGCGTCGAGCAGGAGCTGGCTGCCGGTGCGGTCGCGCGCGGAGTCTGCCGTCCTCCGGTTCACCCTCGCGGCGTCGAGGTTCGCGAGCACGACGTCACGACCTGCGCCGCGGAGGAGCGGCTGCGTGAAGCCGAGCCGCATCATCCCGCCATACCCGGGACCGAGCTGGAAGATCTGCTGGACCGGCGCGCCGCCGGGAGGTGTGAACGCGAAGACGGTATTCGACTGCTGCCGCGTCGCCTCGAGTCGGACATAGAGGTCCGTTCCCCAAATGAGCTTTCGGCGCAGCTCGGCCCCGGTCGAGAACGTCGTCGACGTCGGAAACGTCAGACCGGCGGCGCCGAGCTGGGGCGCGCCGCTGCGAAGGCCCTTTCCGTCGACGACGAGCGTGAAGGGATAGCGGTGCAGCTCGGCTTCTTCGAGGAGCTGCGCCCGGCGAAGGTCGCTCCTGGCGGCCGCGAGGGAGGGATTCGTCGCGAGCACCATCTCGATGACGGTCCGGTCGTCGATCGTACTCCGTGGAGCCTCACCTTCGGCGCGCGCGACCGGCGCGAGCGCGAGGAGCGCCGTGAGGCAGCCGGCGAGCATGACCGTCGCGCGCGCTCGTCGCTCATTCATGACGGAGCGCCTCGATCGGGTTGAGACGAGCGGCCTTGCGCGCGGGGAAGAAGCCGAACGCGACGCCGATCGCGGCCGAGAACGCGAACGCGAGGACGACGATCGAGGGATCCATCACGAACGGCATCGAGAGCACGCGGGTCGCGACGTAGGAGCCGCCGAGGCCGAACGCGACGCCGATCCCGCCGCCGAGCACGCAGAGCAATATGGCCTCGACGAGGAACTGGAGCAGGACCTCCTCGGCGAGCGCGCCGATCGCGAGTCGAATACCGATTTCACGCGTCCGCTCGGTCACCGACACGAGCATGATGTTCATGATTCCGATCCCTCCGACGAGCAGGCTCACCGCTGCGATCGCGCCGAGCAGCGCCGTGAGCACTCCCGTCACGCTGCTCACGGTGTTCGCGATTTCTTTCGTGTCCTGGACGTTGAAGTCGTCCTCTTGTCCCGGCTGGATCCGGCGCCGATCGCGGAGCACTCCCTGGATCCGGGAACGTGTCCGCGCGAGCTCGCGCTCGTCCGCGACCGAGACGTAGATCGTCGAGATGTCCACGTTGCCCGCGAGCCGCCTTTGGAGCGTGGTCAGCGGCATGACGAGGAAGTCGTCCTGATCTTGTCCGAACGTATTCTGCCCCTTCGACTCGAGCAGACCGACGACGTTGCAGGCGACGGTGCCGACACGAATCGTCGTGCCGAGCGCCTCCTGGTTGGCGAAGAGCTTCGTCCTCACCGTCTCGCCGAGGATGCAGGCGGGGGTTCCACCGGCGAGCTCTCCCTCCGAGAAGTCTCGACCGCGGACGATCTTGAGCCCCCGCACTGCGAAGTAGGCATTCGTCGCGCCGTACGCGATGCTCGAATAATTCGTATTGCCATAAACGACGAGCACTCCTTTCGTCGTCGTCGGCGCGACGCCGGCGAGGTCGGCGACCTCTTTCTCCATCGCGCGGACGTCCTCGAGCCGGAACGGCGAGGCGGCGACGGTGACAGGACCACCGCGCCGGGCCGAGCCGGGCATGACGATGAGCATGTTCTGACCGAGGCTCGCGATGTCGCTCGTCACGCGTGACGTCGCGGACTGGCCGAGCGTGACCATCGCGATGACCGAGCCGACGCCGATCACGATGCCGAGCGTCGTGAGGACCGAGCGCATCACGTTGCGCCGGATCTCGCGGATCGCCATGAACAGCGTCGCGACCCACATCATGTCCTCGACCGGGGAGGAACGGACGGGGGCGGAGTGGGGACGTTGGGCACGTCGCTCTCGACGAGGCCGTCCCTGAACCGGATGATCCGCCTCGCCCAGCACGCGATGTCGGGCTCGTGGGTGACCATCACCACCGAGATGCCGCGCGTTCGATTCAGCTCGGAGAGGAGGACCATGATCTCGCTCTTCTTCGCCGAGTCGAGGTTTCCGGTGGGCTCGTCCGCGAGCACGAGCGAGGGCTCGGTGACGATCGCCCGCGCGATCGCGACGCGCTGTTGCTGCCCGCCGGAGAGCTCGGCCGGAGTGTGGTGCTCGCGACCGGCGAGGCCGACCGAGTGCAGCGCCTCGATCGCGCGCTCGCGGCGTTCGCCGGCGCCGACTCGACGATAGATGAGCGGGAGCTCGACGTTCTCGAGCGCGCTCGTACGGCCGAGCAGGTTGAAGCCCTGGAAGACGAACCCGATGTAGTGGCGACGGAGGAGGGCGAGCTGGTCGAGATCGAGCTCGGTCACCTCGACCCCACGAAAGCGGTAGGAGCCGAACGTCGGTCGATCGAGGCAGCCGAGGACGTTCATGC includes these proteins:
- a CDS encoding ABC transporter ATP-binding protein, giving the protein MSSYPAEPLIELADVSKVYGSGDAEVRALDGVSLSIAHGELVAVIGASGSGKSTCMNVLGCLDRPTFGSYRFRGVEVTELDLDQLALLRRHYIGFVFQGFNLLGRTSALENVELPLIYRRVGAGERRERAIEALHSVGLAGREHHTPAELSGGQQQRVAIARAIVTEPSLVLADEPTGNLDSAKKSEIMVLLSELNRTRGISVVMVTHEPDIACWARRIIRFRDGLVESDVPNVPTPPPSVPPRSRT
- a CDS encoding TonB-dependent receptor, producing the protein MSSVHTSGNVRPRCFLLLARGVVLRLALAATALAFTSSPAIAFAQQPAPANEVVPPKLTKDSPALYPEQALREKVAGRVVVNLILEIDPSGKVKTATIPEPVGHGFDEAAASAASGLAFEPATRGGAPIAAKIRFSYTFDPPAARVTGKVLRPPNDVPIEGATVVVTDATGEHRVTTGKDGAYRVEGLAAGKVHIHVEARGRTPQDLDEEIGAGEEAEVVLRLAVFEEAPPPTVPGKPGEPEEAIEEVRVKGERPPREVTKRSIPREEINVIPGTNGDALRSLQNLPGVARPPPFGGQLVVRGSAPQDTNYFVDGTNIPLIYHFGGLSSVLPTEVLDHIDFYPGNYGAQYGRGMGGIVDVAVRGPKDDGRMHGMAQVDLIDARFVAERSLGKGWSFMLGGRRSYFDLWLGPILASAAGVSTAPRYYDYQVMLKKELGPDHELRFFFFGSDDRLQIFSSDLGGDFVLGGGIRAVVTFWRAQMRYTNKLNADTRVTAVAAVGQDYVNFGFGPNYLDLTTTPISLRAEVSRRLARAITLNAGIDAIHTPFNIAVRFPVPQRPGVPDSGLNAPSVRQDTSGTLFTPGVYSDLEIVPLRGTRIVPGIRADYFKFAETDARNSSWNFSPRVVVRQDLTTSSPKTTVKGGVGVFHQPPQAFEMDKVFGRPNLTSNRAIHYTAGLEQEVGAHVTVSVEGFYKALDNLVVQGLGNTGDGRVYGSEWLLRWQKDPKMFGWIAYTLMRSERREKPDDLLRLFDFDQTHILTAILSRNLGHGWRVGGRFRLVSGNLYTPSNYGALDADRAVYQPVSSMPLFGERLGTFHQLDFRVDKEIDAKPLKLSIYLDIQNIYFHRSQEGISYNYNYVEKSPVLGLPILPILGLRGDLL
- a CDS encoding TolC family protein, giving the protein MNERRARATVMLAGCLTALLALAPVARAEGEAPRSTIDDRTVIEMVLATNPSLAAARSDLRRAQLLEEAELHRYPFTLVVDGKGLRSGAPQLGAAGLTFPTSTTFSTGAELRRKLIWGTDLYVRLEATRQQSNTVFAFTPPGGAPVQQIFQLGPGYGGMMRLGFTQPLLRGAGRDVVLANLDAARVNRRTADSARDRTGSQLLLDALTAYWELYYASRSLDIQRRTLELARDQREEAAARVKTGSLAPVELLTFDSRIASLEEELVAVEAEERRRSTALGRLVGDPDLTPRRAVDEEPRHRDFAPSSDLRRRALESSPEISEQRNTLALAEVQARTVADPFRHRLDVDGYVQANGLGNREVPPVFDQLGALKAITAQVTLTYEAPLDNTRYRAEHERALVAVTAAKQRLDSTIQKVTADLDDAEQRRVSATLRIGLADRTLAVSKSQLDSEKARFKTGTGTALQVRVAEDQVRTSELRAVRARVDLAIADLGLLHVSGALVPQAAR
- a CDS encoding ABC transporter permease; protein product: MMWVATLFMAIREIRRNVMRSVLTTLGIVIGVGSVIAMVTLGQSATSRVTSDIASLGQNMLIVMPGSARRGGPVTVAASPFRLEDVRAMEKEVADLAGVAPTTTKGVLVVYGNTNYSSIAYGATNAYFAVRGLKIVRGRDFSEGELAGGTPACILGETVRTKLFANQEALGTTIRVGTVACNVVGLLESKGQNTFGQDQDDFLVMPLTTLQRRLAGNVDISTIYVSVADERELARTRSRIQGVLRDRRRIQPGQEDDFNVQDTKEIANTVSSVTGVLTALLGAIAAVSLLVGGIGIMNIMLVSVTERTREIGIRLAIGALAEEVLLQFLVEAILLCVLGGGIGVAFGLGGSYVATRVLSMPFVMDPSIVVLAFAFSAAIGVAFGFFPARKAARLNPIEALRHE